cttacatcATCGATGGATATCCTTGGACAGCGGATCTCTTCCGGAAAGCGCCACGGTTTTCGCAGGTGCGGTTGCGTTTGCTTCCAGCTCACATACCCGAGGGCGGCCTTCTTGAGGTCCTTTACCATGCGCGGTCCGAGCGTGTGCGTTACCTTGTTCACGAGCCAGGGCGGAAGCGTACCTTGCGGGTCACAGTGCGCTACGTACTTAAGTATACAGCCAGTCTTTGAGTTTTTGTTCGTACGCAGTACGAAACCGGTAATGTACGACATCGCACTGCAATGGggggaaggaaataaaaatcaggAACGATAATTAGTAAATGAACTCATTAGTACACTGTAAGCTGCCATTACACAATATTAACACTCACCGTACGTAACCCTTCTTGGGTGGATAGTTTTTATGGGGTACCGAGCGGGATAGGAGCATCTGTTCGCCTTGCGGGCCCGTATCGAGCCAGGATCGTTGCAGGACAAAGTCTCGCGGCTTAAGCGGAGGCGGACAGGACACTGGATTAGaacagaaagagaaaagaaaattattcataatACGCTGTTTCATTCACACTGTTTCTACCTCCatttaaatgataaaacacaTGCAACGTGAGAAGGCAGCAGTTGGCATCGAGCCGTTCATCGAACGAACCTATTCACTTTGCATCACAAATGAAGTGTgttgggtggtttttgtttttgtgtcgtCAGGGCAGGATAAAAGCTCTTGGAAAAACGTTAAATTTGCATCGAAACCGATACGCAACAATGGACAATGGGGAAAAATTTAGTCCCCGAAGCTCAACAGGAGACTTGCTGAGCGTGTGTAGTATTGACCACAAAACACAACGTTCGCAATATCAATACCACGAGATGGAGAATAATATTGATACACGGTGGTGCAATGGTGCACAAAATGGCTCATAAAtaaacgcgcgcgcgcgcccccGTATACAGAAGGATAGCCAAATATGTGCTTAAATTATGTACACAAACTCAAAAGTTCCATTGAAATTGCTCAATATTCATAAATTcttaatggttgttttttatgtaTCCTCGTcgattcaaaaaaaaaaaaaaggacacaggAACGACCTCCCATCATAGCGTTACCACATCGTCATATGGGGGATGTGTTATGGGATCGTTAGGTGCAAAATATACTGCTGCCCGGGATATGGGGAAGCTTAGACAatcggtgtgcgtttttttttgtatgaagcATGAATGAAACATGAATTTACTGTTGTGTATATAGGAAGGCTTCCTCTATCAAGGCTcacttgtgtgtatgtgtgtggcctTGTCCATTTCACTGCACTGGGCGCTGGTAAAATGCTAATTCATGTAATTCAATACAGTGTATAGTAAGGTAAGCGCAGGAGCGCACCAATGCACCACTGCCCTAACCTACTGCCGAGCCCCGTAAGGTGAAAAGTCAAGCTGCAAAAATAAAGCTTTTGGCATGGGTTCGCATGGTGtagcatttgtgtgtgtttcccgCGTGTTTATGAGCTGGGGGGAATCGTAATATTGggggaattgtttgttttgtttgctttaagcCCACCGCTTCGTTTACTGTCTGTGGTCCTAATGatgggttttaattaaatttgaatacaaATGATTGCCTTTTCGTCGTATAAAAACGGTGATTTGATTGTTGACGCGTGTATTTATGTTTCACGGAAGAGCATTTAAAAGACATTAGTTTCTGTTCTGGTTGTGCATTTATGCAAATTATGGAATTATAATTTGTGATTATAATACCTTAcatttgcttaattttaatgatttttgtcTTCTTATGCGATTCTCCAAATGTGTAGAAATTAATCTAGTAGAATCattttgctttaaatattgcaaaaactTAAAATTGACACTCAATATACGGACTTGTACCACAATCTACCGAACTCGATCATGCCGTTCAGATGCCAGGAAAGTATTTAATGTATGCACCCGGCCATACTTTAGCATTCTTCACCTTACTTTACTGCCTAGTGGTTTCACCATGgacatgagaaaaaaaacaaagccccGAAGCACAAATAAACACCAGGGATATTGGCCCCCAAAGGCTCGGGAAACGCGCGGCACGCTATGGAGAGGTTTAATAAACtcgtaaaatgttttccaaccGCTGGCCTGTGTTCCTTCGAACCTACCGCACCGTTTTCCGCTTCCTACTATCACCGTGTTTCCGAGTCCTGCAGAGCCATTCTTCAAGTGGCTTTTCTTGAAATCCCCCTCCCCGTCGAACGGTTGGCGCATACCGCAGCGGggtaaatattgttaaatgGTTAAAAACATGGttgagattttgtttttttttgctttcccgtcCACCATTAATGAGTGCCGTGGGAGTAGTTTCGGGAGAGGGAGTGTGAAGTGATATAAATACTTCATCGGGTATGTACCATGTGTAGGGTGTTATTAGTTGGTGATGAAAAGGGAATGGTTTATGTTGTCTGTTTGGATTtaaataatcgtttttttttgcgtgtgttaaACTTTGATTGCTTACTTTGCCGCAAACGTAAAGCTTAAAACCGATTTATAATATAATCTTTAAAACAAGCTTTTAACATCGTATGTGCTTGCACTGGAATAGATCGAAGCGCTAACATGAGTTGTGCATATTCCTCTGGCCCACTCGTGGGATGATAAAAGTAAAGCTTTATTGCCAAAGTTTTCATTTCGCGTGTAAATTACGACATGCACAAGTTTGgaactttgtgtttttttttatttcagctGGCAAAAAAAATGCCGCAGGGAATTGACGGACAGTTGGGCACGTGTTTTATTCGGCATGGGTTTCCATTTGGATGGACACACCgtgagaaggagagagagagagagaaaaatagagGCTAGAAGATAATGGAGTCTATGATGGTTTAAGTTGGAAAGTTTACATCTTAAGACGAACATCTGTCAAACAATCGAGCAaatgtcgaaaaaaaaatgtagttGAACATATCATAGAGTTAACTAATGGTTAACCTTTAGGTGATTTGATGTTCACTTGAAGATCAGacataaaaatatcttttcttcaatttgttctatttaaaaaaatatatgtttttataCGAAATAGCGTAAACGAATAGTTAATGATGTGAGTTATAGTACAAACTTGATCACAATATCCTTCATGGGAGTATGAATATTACCGTGCCCCAGTGGTTCAATATGCTAATACAGTAATCAAACGATATTATTCCGTAAAATTCCTCTTTCCTTTCGGCTACTGGCAGAGCATCATCTTGCCCATtctcatgcaaaaaaaaggcaatataAACCCAACGCTAATCCACTCGGAGCGTGAAATATGAGGCCCCTGGAGAGGTGATCGCGTATCGCACGTCGAAGTGCTGGTAAGTCCGTACCTCGAGGGTATAGAATGGAAATGGTacaagttttcttttcgcttgcAAGTTTTTTCCATTAAGCCACGAAACACCCTGGAGGGCGATTGGGAtataatttttctttctcctttgTCTTACACATTATGTTCATTTCCATCACGGTGGCATATATAAATATTGTACGtattaaattcttttttgaTGATACCTTCAAACTTTAAGTAAATATCGTTCGAAAATTGGCTATTCCGAATAACCAAAGCATTAATTTCCACACTTTGTCGCTGGTAATGTTTAATCTTGCTCAGGAATGTTCATTCTACCGATCAATTAGTCCGGCGAACTGCAAATTTGATTTGGGTTTCTTAGAATTTTGCATACCTCTTCCCGAGCAACATCAAACATTTGGTCCTGTccttttacaccttttttttcgctctgtGCACGGCTGCACAGTTCAAATGGTTTCGCCTGGTAACAAAATTTGAAACCCTCGGACGGACCATTCTGATTCGGCCGTGCAATGGCGCCGATTTCCTGCAATGCTATGTAGCAGTAAATTCAATTTGTGGTTTTCGTTGGCTTCGCTTCGGCCCTCCTATAAGCGGTCGGTCGCTCGGTTCAGCTCAACCGTCCTTTTCAATCCCGATACCTTGGGTTTGGATGTTATTAGATTTGAGCAGTTCCAAGAACATTCTGCTCCATTAATCGCTTTACGGAGAAACCTTTTCGACGGGTTGGGATACTCGAGCGCGGGAAAATTGGCTCACTCGCACCGGACATGGCGCGGTTATCGTGGGGAAACCTTCGACGGTGGTGGTGAGCTAGTTGCTGTAAATTTGTGAAGTTACATACTGAGTCCGTATGTCGCTGATGAGATAAAATAGGTGTTGCAGTTAGTGGGATTGATAAGAAAACGAAGCTTTCAGGGGAAGCCTTTTGATGACTTCCATTCAAAAGATGCGCATGATaaggtgcgttttttttgttggaattgTAAAAGCTTCCTACTCTCtctttaaattaatataataCATCGCTTCGTACTCAATGAGAAAGCATCACAAAAAAgaccagctttttttttgccgtccAACATCTGCGTTCTCAAATTCCAAGTATCCTCGTCAGGCTCTGCCAGCCCGGTTCTTGCTCATTATGTGCGCATTTATCTTGTGATGCGGGATTTATACCGTGTTTATCACGAAAATTGCGATCTCaaagtgtttgctttttgttttttggtacaataaacaaaatgccaTGGAACGGATCAATCATGCTTTGCTAACAAGACGCGCAATTTCATGCAGTAAATAATGTCTTCTTCGTTATGTGCTGGtggttatgaaaaaaaaaatcaaacccacCCTTAAGAAGCGGCACACTTGTCCACGGCAAACGGTATCGTGTAACCGCGCGCGGTGTAATTTTTCCTATGGTTTGATGTTTCATGTTCGCTTGTTAAATCCCCCAAGCGACAACAATATATATCCTACCGTCAAGAGCAAAAGACTCTTTATCCCCCACCGGTAAGTACGCTCGAAAGTTTCCAAGACGGCAAGGAACGTGGGAGCTTTGTGAAGCGTAGCAGTGAGGACAAAAGTAAACTTCACGCTGATTCGCGGCCGGTAACGAAGAGCGGCACTGGTTTCAATTAAGACAAACCAGgcctgttgtttttttagctCCCCGCTCTAGCCAACCACTCGGTGTGGTttatatttgatatttttagattttcctttcatccgGAAAGATTTTCCCGGCTGTAGATTTTTACCCCCAAAAGTGCTGGATCATAGAACATTCCTTCCTCACAACGATGATCAAAAGCTGCTGTTGTATGTAGTCCAGCTTTCTACAGCTTTTCTTCATTCGAAACATTTTGGGCTCCTCTTTTCACGAAATCCGCTTCACGCGATTATCCTTCAAATCACACAACAGAAACGGACGATGGCAAAGGGGAGTGGGGCCACACTTTCATCACCTCATTTGTCCCATCGGACGACACGATCGTTGgccgaaaataatcaaaccatTCGAGCGGCCCAGATTAGGATTCCCTGCCTTCCGAAGGTACCTTCTTGTTGTGATCGTACCACTCTGCAATattgaacaatattttcaaGAAGCTTGCCACGGTAATGGTTCCAGGTTTGGGAAGAGATTCTTCAAAGAAGAATAAGCAGGATCCAGTCCAATCAACTCATTCCGCACCTTCGTTGTCCCACGGGAAATTGGTGTTGTGAGagaagattcttttttttatgcggAGAAAATGTCCTAAAGCGATGGGCGTTCTATTGTTTAGGAACGAACTTAATAACAAGCGTAAAATAAACGACCACGCCATATTGAATGGCGGTGGTGGAATGGAGAGGGTCGTCAAAATAATGGCTCAACTGTTgttagcaaatgatgaaattaacttcatttttaagacTATTTTATCTTTCCATTGAGATAGTTTCTTAACTATTTATCTTTCTATTGAGAGCCAAGTAACTTTCAAAGACATTGGTCGTACTTCCATCCGTCTTTTAGCTTCTTTTCAATGTTCTAAAAGTGATCCTGAAGAAagcgattgcatacattcaggcgtaaCTAATGTACTAAAGGCTTGATACGACAATActttgcaaaaagaaaagcgattttgaatatttctaGGGACGAATTTGTCGCACCATTAAGGGAACCGCTTTCAGCTGCTGTCATTATGTCGGCTACATTTAGGACCCATTTGTAAGCGATTTAACCAGACCAACCTTCAGGCTGCTTACAAATCGGAACATTCAtcaattttcttcaacaaTAATGGGAACTCTTCCCGACGGTTTTGGCGACGGTCCGTTCGTACCAGCCCGTAAACGTTTCGCAACTTGCCCGTCCGCTTCTTAGCCGTAGCATATTGGCGCTTAACGTTCTTCCAGAAGCGTTGCTGTTACAGCTGCGTATTATCTGTGTGCAGTGATCCGATCCCTTCAGGGGTTGGTTGGTACTCGGTAGGTAAAGCAAAATCCCAAGCAATTTAAACCAATTTACATCTTTTCTGCAGCTGGCCGGGGGAAAGCGGATTTCCCCGTCGGTtgaacggtggtggtggcgcacATTTACACATGCTTCCGGGCTGGCACACGGCTGGTACTTTcggttcgcttttgttttagcGAGTGAGTGTGAATTTCTGATTAGTATCTTTCTTCGGGTAAATACGCACCGGAAAACCGTGGCCGTGTTCGGAAAGTCACCCGCGCCCAACCGCCCAACCGGCTGCGGTAAGGATGTGCTGTGGCAATGAAAATCAAAGCATGTCAGccgctttcgtttgtttttgagcCATGTTTGGggaattggttttgtttcgacgCGCGTTGTGGCGCGGTATGGTAATGAGCGGTTTCAAGTTTTCGCTATACTTTCGTTCGGTTGGAACCAAAAGTTTACCCCGAGCCGGCGGATGGTTTCAGCTTTCACTTGTGGCAAAAATTTGGTTTCGCCCGTAAAATTTTCCAGTACAAAGTTTGCTCCGGATTTTTCCTAACGGCAATTATGCCACAAATTCCCGCCAAATTGTATGATCCAATCGTTTTTCAATTAATGTGAAACCGTGGAGTGTGCGTTATGAATAAAGATTAATAGATTTCGAGTTAATTCGTCTTTCTACGAaaaagtatgtgtgtgtgtgagaaagtTTATGTTTGCTCAGATAATCATCGCAAGCAGGTTAACAAGTTGTTCGTTCCAAGCAGCTTAAATTCATTGCCATTAGCGTCACGTGTGACACAGGTCAAATTACCGAACCAGGTGTGTTGTGCGCCAGGTTGCAGTAATGGTTTTCCCGCCGGAAAACCGTGCCCGTGTTATAAATACACATCCTGTTGATCTTAAGACGATCTTAAACCGCCATCGCGGTTTTTGCGCATTAGCATAACCTGCTCACAATAAGCTGCAAACCCCTAGATAAGCGAATATGATGAAGGTGCCATGGCCTGAACTGCTAATGGGTCTGTAAATCTGCCTTAACCAGCTTCGCTGTGTATGTttgccacacgcacacacacccatccaaACATGGGTTCGGttgttatgaaaaattaatttactcaAGTCCCATTTCAGTGGAGCTTTTTAACGCTGGAACCTTCCGCGAATTCCCGAGACCAAAAATGGTAGGAAGCTGAGGTTAAACCGAGGTCGGCCCTCGTACCCGTTAGCCACACTGACGTAAGATGGGACAagtgaataaataaagcaatcgttccaacaccaacacctccGTCCCAGGTAGTTTGGGCGCGCGTCCTGCCCGATCACGGTGAAAGCAGGCTTTACGACCGCACCGCGCACGGTAATCACCACGTGATACGGCGAAGGGCGTGATAATGCCCGGAAGAAACAACCCGGGCGCGAGGTGAAAATGGGCTCTCATGACGTATTAAAAGGCGTTTGGGCTTAATGCGACGaataacaacgaaaaaaaagggcatcACGCACCCCCAATTCCGGCGAGGAATggcgggaaaataaaacatccaccATTGGGAAGGGATGTGGGGCAACATTTACCGTGAAAAGCGAAGGTTAAATCAGCGCAAAACGAATGCGGCATTTTCGGTTTATTGTCCCCACTCCCCCCCGCTCCCTCGTATCAAGTGTGCTATCGAACGTTTTATCGCATCCGTAGGCGAACAACACAACGACACCTCCTCCTATCGCTGCCGAAACCACCGTCCCACGCACCGCGCTTAATCAAGCGGATTTTTATTCGCGTCCACTCGGGCTACTCACTTGCGTAGTAACCGACGTCATTGTTGACGTTCAGTATGCCGATTTCCTCGCTGGCGAGCATATGCGAATCCCAAACCTTCCGATAGTCCGGATCGTGCAGCACATCGAACACGATGTCGGCCGTGACGTCGGCAAACACGGTGTGGATCTTGACCATGTTGAAGTTGCAGCCGGGCACGGGCCGCGTGTATACCTCCGTGTCGGATTTGGACAGCTCCAGCGTCCAGCCGTCGTGATTGTCGACCAGTCGTTTCAGCGCTTCGAAGTCACTATCGTCCGCTATTCGTGCCATTCGTGCCTTGCTGTTTTGGGACAGAGTGTGGAGGgagagacagaaaaaaaaaacgagcatgatgaaaaaatgtttGGATGACTTAACCCGAACCAAAAAGTCCACAGGACGCTGCGAATAGAGCCACGAACGAGAAGCACGGAGTGAAAAAAGATGAGCAATGTCGTCAGCCAAGGAAACCTTGTGGGGCGTCTTAAATTCCTAATCGAGT
This Anopheles marshallii chromosome 3, idAnoMarsDA_429_01, whole genome shotgun sequence DNA region includes the following protein-coding sequences:
- the LOC128714940 gene encoding START domain-containing protein 10-like, translating into MARIADDSDFEALKRLVDNHDGWTLELSKSDTEVYTRPVPGCNFNMVKIHTVFADVTADIVFDVLHDPDYRKVWDSHMLASEEIGILNVNNDVGYYAMSCPPPLKPRDFVLQRSWLDTGPQGEQMLLSRSVPHKNYPPKKGYVRAMSYITGFVLRTNKNSKTGCILKYVAHCDPQGTLPPWLVNKVTHTLGPRMVKDLKKAALGYVSWKQTQPHLRKPWRFPEEIRCPRISIDDCLDTVAVPLALPAATGSPKSVQQPTPQPPQQTPTQRKLPQLKTQTNGRVLPILHKKAQSTPSSPVVEEAKFLKRDELKEKLEEKRKDEKKKQKDSKEAKGKDTKESLKSTKELEKEAKAAAKESKKLSKAAAKEAAAAESAVAKKEKKEKGLTKRRSLLNLKF